From Pseudomonadota bacterium, the proteins below share one genomic window:
- a CDS encoding YceI family protein — MKKLLFVVFGLLCLTFPIQALAADTTWLVDEDHTASHFAVEHMGLTMVRGSINDVKGKMVLSDDQNHRVQLDLIIDPFSLFTGINKRDHHLLSPDFLDAAKYPAITFVSTATSAAGKGELNLTGNLTIHGITKEVTLLFTGPTEEVTDPWGNRRRGGKITGILKTADFGLNWNKPMPNGKSMVIGENIEVTLDLEVGIPAEKKQ; from the coding sequence ATGAAGAAATTACTCTTCGTTGTTTTCGGATTGCTTTGTTTGACCTTCCCCATACAGGCGTTGGCTGCCGACACCACCTGGCTGGTGGACGAGGACCATACCGCATCACATTTTGCCGTGGAGCACATGGGGCTCACCATGGTCAGAGGCAGCATCAATGATGTGAAAGGCAAAATGGTCCTTTCCGACGACCAAAACCACCGGGTGCAGCTTGATCTCATCATCGACCCGTTCAGCCTCTTCACCGGGATCAACAAAAGAGACCACCACCTGTTAAGCCCGGACTTTCTCGATGCGGCCAAATACCCAGCCATTACTTTCGTGTCAACCGCCACCTCAGCTGCCGGCAAGGGAGAATTGAACCTGACCGGAAACCTTACAATTCACGGAATCACCAAAGAGGTAACGCTTCTCTTTACCGGCCCCACCGAGGAAGTGACTGATCCCTGGGGAAACAGGCGCAGGGGCGGCAAAATCACCGGCATCCTGAAAACGGCCGATTTTGGCCTGAACTGGAACAAACCGATGCCGAACGGTAAAAGTATGGTGATCGGTGAAAATATCGAGGTAACCCTGGACCTGGAAGTCGGCATCCCGGCTGAAAAGAAACAGTAG
- a CDS encoding TolC family protein — MLHRLLAILPFIPGLLLFGCSLPENRAGAAPDPESIRYNTLGQVVPVAIPEELQPRTGDDPGFEFSEGKPLELSVEQAVILALQNNRDLRVSRINPVLAGTFAQIERGVFDPELFGELQFTSEKTSDTVEEDGSEAVVGVRQKLSSGAMVEASLAHDRSEAGASALDQKARLGLSVTQSLLRGFGPAVNLARVRQAELNTEATIHELHGVTEALLAESETAYWDYVLARQKIEIFEHSLAIARRQLDEVRQRIEVGILPKIEVAAAHAEVARRQQALIDARSTLEEKRLRLLRLINPGGGAAGGLDFQITATSKPLIDPVPISDLEDRLELARKARPDLNEARLRQKLHRLEIVTTRNGLLPKLDLFISLGKTGYGESFSDSFRNLDENSHDLSGGIRLSHFLGNRQAEGRDLAARATWQQSMEAVENLQGLVELDVRLAVNEAERTRQLIAATRATRILQEETAKAEEERFDVGATTALLVAQAQRDLLESSIGEVEAVVNYRQALVALYLVEGSLLERRGIGLATTP, encoded by the coding sequence ATGCTGCACAGATTGTTGGCCATCCTCCCGTTCATCCCGGGTCTCCTGCTCTTTGGTTGCAGCCTGCCGGAGAATCGGGCAGGGGCTGCTCCGGATCCGGAAAGCATCCGTTACAACACCCTGGGACAAGTGGTGCCGGTTGCCATTCCGGAAGAACTGCAGCCGCGGACCGGAGATGATCCAGGCTTTGAATTTTCCGAAGGGAAACCCCTTGAACTTTCGGTCGAGCAGGCCGTCATCCTGGCCCTGCAGAATAACCGGGACCTCCGGGTGAGCCGGATCAACCCGGTTCTTGCCGGGACTTTTGCGCAGATTGAACGGGGGGTTTTTGATCCGGAGTTGTTTGGTGAACTTCAGTTTACCTCGGAGAAAACGAGTGACACCGTTGAAGAGGACGGCAGCGAGGCGGTGGTCGGGGTGCGACAGAAACTCTCTTCCGGGGCCATGGTGGAGGCGTCATTGGCCCATGACCGCAGCGAAGCGGGGGCTTCTGCCCTGGACCAGAAAGCCCGGCTCGGGCTCAGCGTCACCCAGTCTCTGCTGCGCGGCTTCGGTCCGGCGGTGAATCTGGCCAGGGTCCGGCAGGCCGAACTCAATACCGAGGCAACCATCCATGAACTGCACGGAGTCACCGAGGCGCTTCTCGCCGAAAGTGAAACCGCCTACTGGGACTATGTGCTGGCCCGGCAGAAGATTGAGATCTTTGAACACTCCCTGGCCATTGCCCGGCGGCAGCTGGATGAGGTGCGTCAGCGGATCGAGGTCGGCATTCTGCCGAAGATTGAAGTGGCGGCAGCCCATGCCGAGGTCGCCAGACGCCAGCAAGCCCTGATCGATGCCCGCAGCACCCTTGAAGAAAAAAGACTGCGGCTTCTGCGCCTGATCAATCCCGGCGGGGGGGCCGCCGGTGGGCTCGATTTTCAAATCACCGCCACCAGCAAGCCGCTGATCGACCCTGTACCGATCAGCGATTTGGAGGACCGGCTGGAGCTGGCAAGGAAAGCCCGTCCTGATTTGAACGAAGCGCGTCTGCGCCAGAAGCTGCACCGCCTGGAAATCGTCACCACCCGCAACGGCCTGCTGCCGAAACTGGACCTCTTTATTTCTCTCGGCAAGACGGGTTATGGCGAATCCTTTTCCGATTCCTTCCGCAATCTCGATGAAAACAGTCATGACCTGTCCGGCGGGATCCGCCTGAGCCATTTTCTCGGCAACCGGCAGGCCGAAGGGCGGGATCTGGCGGCCCGGGCCACCTGGCAGCAGTCTATGGAAGCGGTGGAAAATCTTCAGGGGCTGGTTGAGCTCGACGTGCGGCTCGCGGTGAACGAGGCTGAACGGACCCGGCAGCTGATCGCTGCGACCAGGGCGACCAGAATCCTGCAGGAGGAAACGGCGAAGGCCGAAGAGGAGCGCTTCGATGTCGGCGCGACCACCGCCCTGCTGGTCGCCCAGGCGCAGCGGGACCTCCTGGAAAGTTCCATCGGCGAGGTCGAAGCGGTGGTCAACTACCGGCAGGCGCTGGTCGCCCTCTATCTCGTGGAAGGAAGTCTTCTCGAACGGCGCGGGATTGGGCTCGCAACGACGCCCTGA
- a CDS encoding ribbon-helix-helix domain-containing protein translates to MRTIQMTLDDNLVKAVDRIAKELHTSRSAFTRKALQDALDRYKIELLESKHRRGYEQNPPASEEFSIWETEQAWGDE, encoded by the coding sequence ATGAGAACAATTCAAATGACCCTTGATGATAATCTCGTCAAAGCGGTCGATCGCATTGCAAAGGAACTCCACACAAGTCGTTCCGCTTTTACAAGAAAGGCTCTGCAGGATGCACTGGACCGATATAAGATCGAGCTGCTTGAGTCTAAGCATCGTCGTGGGTACGAACAAAATCCGCCAGCCTCGGAAGAGTTTTCAATTTGGGAAACAGAGCAGGCCTGGGGGGATGAATGA
- a CDS encoding efflux RND transporter permease subunit, whose protein sequence is MNLPLFSVRRPIFTTMVTMIVIIIGLVSLSRLRIDLLPTIELPTLTIRTSYEGASPEVMERLITQILEEIVATVPNVEQMTSQSSEGNSSIRVGFVWGTDIDTAALDVLSKIEDEINELPDDIVRPRVRKYDIGSYPVVILGISSDLDPVEMTELIEDQIRYRFARVPGVAQVDVWGGFTREVRIELDPDRVNALGIPLDKVMQAIRDANLDLPAGKIEQGRFEVTLRAPSQFVNLDQIRSTVIMEKNGATVSLGQIAEVKDTYEKLSRIIRVNGKQGIRVAIRKQADANTVEVSKQILAEIEAANEAFPQIRIVPVVNQGNFIERSIANVIKSVFYGGGLALLVLLFFLRNIRSTMVISLAIPISVIATFALIYFGGFTLNLMTLGGLALGVGMMVDNSIVVLENIFRRRDEANESTDDASVRGAVEVGPAIIASTITTLVIFLPLIFVRGVTGILFQELAYVIIFSLLCSLLVALSLVPMLASKLMKQPSQEKKIYSARIGKLIAASEDAFLALNNRYRDLLLLVLENRWRTVFAATGILGLSLLLLPFIGTEFLPPSDEGEVRVSGEMEIGTRLELVDRQSRLMEEIVTRGVPEAVSSVATVGSTGWRANAISRGDITLSLVPAAARKRSNVEIAEDLRKRLTGKISGMKIRTRAPQGQFLLERLLGGDDGLTVEIRGFDLQRLETLADRVGKALAGVPGVTDVETGNLLAGIPQQEISIDRAKVADMGLSIRDVARIIETAVAGSKAGEFRSEGNSYRIFVQLKDAEQRSLDEILNLTLTTSRGGQVVLRNLVSTEAGRGPILIDRKDQQRLVTVQANVSGRDLGSVAKDAQVVLDRISRPAGYDLRVSGTFEEQQKAFRELVVSLILALILVYMVLACQYESLIDPVVVMISVPLALIGVLLILFLTGTTLNLQSYIGCIMLGGIVVNNAILLVDQAGQLVSGGMQVREAVAEAGRRRLRPILMTTLTTILALLPLALGIGEGADAQAPLARAVIGGLTGSTLITLVLIPAVYSLFHPDTEAGGR, encoded by the coding sequence ATGAACCTCCCGCTTTTCAGCGTTCGGCGGCCGATCTTCACCACCATGGTGACCATGATTGTCATCATCATCGGCCTGGTCTCGTTAAGCCGTCTGCGGATCGACCTCTTGCCCACCATCGAACTGCCGACCCTGACCATCCGCACCAGTTATGAGGGGGCGAGCCCGGAGGTCATGGAACGGCTGATCACCCAGATCCTTGAGGAGATCGTGGCCACGGTGCCGAACGTCGAGCAGATGACCTCGCAGTCGTCGGAGGGGAACAGCAGCATCCGGGTGGGCTTTGTCTGGGGGACGGATATCGACACCGCGGCCCTGGATGTTCTTTCGAAAATCGAGGATGAGATCAACGAACTGCCCGACGACATCGTCCGGCCCCGGGTCAGAAAATACGATATCGGCAGCTATCCGGTGGTCATCCTCGGAATTTCCAGCGATCTTGACCCGGTGGAAATGACCGAGCTGATCGAGGATCAGATCCGCTACCGTTTCGCCCGGGTCCCCGGGGTGGCCCAGGTCGATGTCTGGGGCGGTTTTACCCGGGAGGTCCGCATCGAACTTGACCCGGACCGGGTCAATGCCCTGGGCATCCCGCTGGACAAGGTAATGCAGGCGATCCGTGACGCGAACCTCGACCTGCCGGCCGGCAAGATCGAGCAGGGCCGGTTCGAGGTGACCCTTCGCGCGCCGTCACAATTCGTCAATCTCGACCAGATCCGCAGCACGGTCATCATGGAAAAAAACGGGGCCACGGTCTCCCTCGGCCAGATCGCGGAAGTGAAGGACACCTACGAGAAACTGTCGCGGATCATCCGGGTGAACGGCAAACAGGGGATCCGGGTCGCGATCCGCAAGCAGGCAGACGCGAATACAGTCGAGGTCTCCAAGCAGATCCTGGCCGAGATCGAGGCGGCCAACGAGGCCTTTCCGCAGATCAGAATCGTGCCGGTGGTCAACCAGGGAAATTTTATCGAGCGCTCCATCGCCAACGTGATCAAATCAGTATTCTACGGAGGCGGTCTGGCCCTTTTGGTGCTGCTCTTTTTCCTGCGCAATATTCGCAGCACCATGGTCATTTCCCTGGCGATCCCGATCTCGGTGATTGCCACCTTCGCCCTGATTTATTTCGGCGGCTTTACCTTAAACCTCATGACCTTGGGCGGGCTGGCGTTGGGGGTCGGGATGATGGTCGACAACTCCATCGTGGTTCTGGAAAATATCTTCCGCCGCCGCGACGAGGCAAATGAGTCAACCGATGACGCCTCGGTCCGGGGGGCGGTTGAAGTCGGCCCGGCGATTATCGCGAGCACCATCACCACCCTGGTGATCTTTCTGCCGCTGATCTTTGTCCGGGGGGTCACCGGGATCCTGTTTCAGGAGCTGGCCTATGTGATTATCTTTTCGCTGCTCTGCTCCCTGCTGGTGGCGCTCAGCCTGGTGCCGATGCTTGCCTCAAAGCTCATGAAACAACCTTCTCAGGAGAAAAAAATTTACAGCGCTCGGATCGGTAAACTGATTGCCGCGTCGGAGGATGCGTTCCTGGCGCTCAACAACAGATACCGCGATCTTCTGCTCCTGGTGCTCGAAAACCGGTGGCGGACAGTGTTTGCGGCCACAGGAATCCTGGGGCTCAGCCTGCTCCTGCTGCCCTTTATCGGCACCGAGTTTCTGCCGCCGAGCGACGAAGGGGAGGTGCGGGTCAGCGGTGAAATGGAGATCGGCACCCGTCTGGAACTGGTTGACCGGCAGAGCCGGCTCATGGAGGAGATTGTCACCAGGGGTGTTCCGGAGGCGGTCTCTTCGGTGGCGACCGTAGGTTCCACGGGATGGAGGGCGAACGCGATTTCCCGTGGTGATATCACCCTCTCGCTGGTTCCGGCCGCGGCGCGGAAACGGTCCAATGTGGAAATTGCCGAAGATCTGCGTAAACGCCTGACCGGCAAGATCTCCGGCATGAAAATAAGGACCCGTGCCCCCCAGGGCCAGTTTCTGCTGGAACGGCTTCTGGGCGGTGACGACGGGCTCACCGTTGAGATCCGGGGCTTTGATCTGCAAAGGCTGGAGACCCTGGCCGACCGGGTCGGGAAAGCGCTGGCCGGGGTGCCCGGCGTCACCGATGTCGAAACCGGGAATCTCCTGGCCGGAATTCCGCAACAGGAGATTAGTATCGACCGCGCCAAGGTGGCGGATATGGGGCTCAGTATCCGGGACGTGGCAAGGATCATTGAAACCGCGGTGGCCGGATCAAAAGCCGGGGAGTTCAGGTCGGAGGGCAACTCGTATCGTATTTTCGTCCAGCTCAAGGATGCCGAGCAGCGCTCGCTGGACGAGATTCTCAATCTCACCCTGACGACTTCCCGGGGGGGGCAGGTTGTGCTCCGCAACCTGGTGAGCACCGAGGCGGGCCGTGGGCCGATCCTGATTGACCGGAAGGACCAGCAGCGGCTGGTGACCGTCCAGGCAAACGTTTCCGGAAGGGACCTGGGCTCGGTGGCAAAAGATGCCCAGGTCGTGCTGGACCGGATTTCCCGGCCAGCGGGCTATGACCTGCGGGTCTCCGGGACCTTCGAGGAACAGCAGAAAGCCTTCCGGGAGCTCGTCGTTTCCCTGATCCTGGCCCTGATTTTAGTCTACATGGTACTCGCCTGTCAGTACGAATCGCTGATCGACCCGGTGGTGGTCATGATTTCCGTGCCCCTGGCCCTGATCGGGGTTTTGCTCATTCTCTTTCTGACCGGGACGACCCTGAATCTGCAATCCTATATCGGGTGCATCATGCTGGGCGGGATCGTGGTCAACAACGCGATTCTGCTGGTGGACCAGGCCGGGCAGCTGGTTTCCGGCGGGATGCAGGTCAGGGAGGCGGTTGCGGAAGCAGGCCGGCGGCGGCTGCGACCGATCCTGATGACGACCCTGACCACCATTCTCGCCCTGCTGCCGCTGGCCCTGGGGATCGGCGAGGGGGCTGATGCCCAGGCCCCGCTGGCCCGGGCGGTGATCGGCGGCCTCACCGGTTCGACCCTGATTACCCTGGTGCTGATCCCGGCGGTGTATTCCCTCTTTCATCCGGATACGGAAGCGGGTGGCCGATGA
- a CDS encoding CsgG/HfaB family protein: MLSRLWIAGGICFGLSLVLCSGAMISDAFADPAKARVAVADFALEGKGHSVPELGAMLAELLTEELVRQGRIQVVERTLLKKILEEKKMAMAGLTSGDSAAVGALLGVDYILGGSDLRPDETSDLSGRLIDVRTGVIVATEDIPYHEKDDLKEVARNLAEMLGRNFGPDGIFQAKKQVEGSWEAFASDGSHSRFLEKAGGGGSWSYRVSDGAEDYAGLTRYLDSHEIKGRTLLITCRAKNGHPLYVRFYSFVPGFSKEDDDESLVPVEKLVDIGRVAVEIEAPHHRMRVPDWWRKEKKAHDVTFNPDDIRHFEIEAGDEESEGTVKDVVEIIRVSVQ; the protein is encoded by the coding sequence ATGTTGAGCCGATTGTGGATTGCCGGGGGAATATGTTTTGGCCTGTCACTTGTGCTTTGCTCCGGGGCCATGATCTCCGATGCCTTCGCCGACCCGGCAAAGGCAAGAGTTGCGGTGGCTGATTTCGCGTTGGAGGGGAAAGGCCATTCCGTGCCTGAACTGGGGGCGATGCTGGCCGAGCTGTTGACCGAAGAACTGGTCCGGCAGGGGAGGATCCAGGTCGTTGAGCGCACTCTGCTGAAAAAGATTCTCGAGGAAAAGAAGATGGCGATGGCCGGCCTCACCTCGGGAGATTCGGCGGCGGTCGGGGCCTTGCTCGGGGTGGACTATATCCTGGGCGGCAGCGACCTGCGGCCTGACGAGACCTCCGACTTGAGCGGCAGGCTGATCGATGTCCGGACCGGGGTCATCGTTGCCACCGAGGATATTCCCTACCATGAAAAAGATGATCTGAAAGAGGTGGCCCGTAATCTGGCCGAGATGCTGGGCAGGAATTTCGGCCCGGATGGCATATTTCAGGCCAAGAAACAAGTCGAGGGCAGCTGGGAGGCGTTTGCCTCCGATGGCTCGCACAGCAGGTTTCTTGAAAAGGCTGGAGGCGGCGGCAGCTGGTCGTACCGGGTCAGTGACGGTGCAGAGGATTATGCGGGGCTCACCCGATATCTGGACAGTCATGAAATCAAAGGGCGGACCCTGCTGATCACCTGCCGGGCGAAAAATGGTCATCCGCTCTACGTCCGGTTCTATTCTTTTGTGCCGGGCTTCAGTAAAGAGGATGACGACGAGTCACTGGTGCCCGTTGAAAAACTGGTCGATATCGGCAGGGTGGCGGTCGAGATTGAAGCGCCGCATCACCGAATGCGGGTGCCCGACTGGTGGCGCAAGGAGAAAAAGGCCCACGACGTAACTTTTAATCCCGACGATATCCGGCATTTTGAAATCGAGGCCGGAGATGAGGAGAGTGAAGGAACGGTAAAAGATGTGGTTGAGATTATCAGGGTTTCCGTGCAGTGA
- a CDS encoding NADP-dependent isocitrate dehydrogenase: MTTRKIIYTEIDEAPALATYSLLPILKAYCKGSGIDIDPWDISLAGRIIANFPDNLREEQKIPDYLAELGRLAKLPGTNIIKLPNISASIPQLQEAVRELQEKGYDIPDYPEEAKTEAEKALQKRFAKVLGSAVNPVLREGNSDRRASASVKRFGLKNPHKLMKEWPADSQSRVAHMSGGDFYGTEISATIGKECEVRIEFVAEDGKTTVLKEKTALLAGEVVDASVMNVRSLRTFYQEQIKAAKTTGVLLSLHLKATMMKVSDPIMFGHCVSVFYTDVFTKHAETIKKLGVNLNNGLGDLYAKLEKLDAAKRAGIEAEIMAVYQKNCELAMVDSGKGITNLHVPNNVIIDASMPVVIRDGGRMWGADDKLHDCIAMIPDRCYATIYQKVIEDCKQHGAFNPATMGSVANVGLMAQKAEEYGSHDKTFQAPGNGTIRIVDTSGETLLAQKVEEGDIFRGCQTKDAPIRDWVKLAVTRARAANTPAIFWLDENRGHDAEIIAKVKKYLPDHDTTGLDIRIMTPDEAMAFTLGRVRKGEDTISVTGNVLRDYLTDLFPILELGTSAKMLSIVPLMNGGGLFETGAGGSAPKHVQQFLKEGHLRWDSLGEFCALVPSFEHIYSTFKNDKAKLFADTLDRAIGKHLENERSPSRKVGELDTRGSHFYLALYWAQALAEQDDDQEIQARFVPVAKALADNEEQIIAELNGAQGKPVDLDGYYRPDQEKTIQAMRPSPTFNTIIDGM, from the coding sequence ATGACGACCCGGAAAATCATCTATACCGAAATCGACGAAGCCCCGGCCCTGGCCACCTATTCCCTGCTGCCGATCCTGAAGGCATATTGCAAAGGGTCCGGGATTGATATCGATCCCTGGGACATCTCGCTCGCCGGCCGGATCATCGCCAATTTTCCAGACAACTTACGTGAAGAGCAGAAAATCCCCGACTATCTTGCGGAACTCGGCAGGCTTGCCAAACTTCCGGGCACCAACATCATTAAACTTCCCAACATCAGCGCCTCGATCCCACAGTTACAGGAAGCTGTGAGAGAGCTGCAGGAGAAGGGCTATGATATTCCGGACTATCCGGAAGAGGCGAAAACCGAGGCCGAAAAAGCCCTGCAGAAAAGGTTTGCCAAAGTGCTGGGCAGTGCGGTCAACCCGGTTTTACGTGAGGGGAACTCCGACCGCAGGGCCTCGGCATCGGTGAAACGGTTCGGCCTCAAAAACCCCCATAAATTAATGAAGGAGTGGCCTGCCGATTCACAATCTCGGGTCGCCCACATGAGCGGCGGCGATTTTTACGGGACCGAGATCTCCGCTACGATCGGCAAGGAATGTGAGGTCCGGATCGAATTCGTCGCCGAAGACGGCAAAACAACGGTCCTCAAAGAGAAGACCGCGTTGCTCGCGGGCGAGGTGGTCGATGCCTCGGTCATGAATGTTCGTTCCCTGCGAACCTTCTACCAGGAGCAGATCAAGGCGGCAAAAACAACCGGCGTTCTCCTCTCTCTGCACCTGAAAGCAACGATGATGAAGGTCTCTGACCCGATCATGTTCGGTCACTGTGTGTCGGTTTTCTATACGGACGTTTTTACGAAACACGCAGAGACCATCAAAAAACTCGGCGTAAACCTCAACAACGGCCTCGGTGACCTCTACGCGAAACTCGAAAAACTTGATGCCGCAAAGCGCGCCGGGATTGAAGCAGAGATCATGGCCGTGTATCAGAAAAACTGCGAGCTGGCGATGGTCGACTCCGGCAAGGGGATCACCAATCTGCATGTGCCGAATAATGTGATCATCGATGCCTCAATGCCGGTGGTGATCCGCGACGGCGGCAGGATGTGGGGGGCAGACGACAAACTCCACGACTGCATCGCCATGATCCCCGACCGCTGTTACGCGACGATCTACCAGAAGGTGATTGAGGATTGTAAACAGCACGGCGCCTTCAATCCTGCCACCATGGGCAGTGTCGCCAATGTCGGCCTGATGGCGCAGAAGGCGGAGGAATATGGTTCGCATGACAAGACCTTCCAGGCCCCGGGCAACGGGACGATCCGGATCGTCGACACTTCGGGAGAGACCCTGCTGGCGCAAAAGGTTGAAGAAGGAGACATCTTCAGGGGCTGCCAGACCAAGGATGCGCCGATCCGCGACTGGGTGAAACTCGCGGTCACCAGGGCCCGGGCCGCCAACACCCCGGCCATCTTCTGGCTCGATGAAAACCGGGGCCACGATGCCGAGATTATCGCCAAGGTCAAAAAATACCTGCCGGATCACGACACCACCGGCCTTGATATCCGGATTATGACTCCGGACGAGGCCATGGCGTTCACCCTGGGCCGGGTCAGAAAGGGCGAAGACACCATCTCGGTCACCGGCAATGTGCTGCGGGATTATCTCACCGATCTCTTTCCGATTCTGGAGCTCGGCACCAGTGCCAAGATGCTCTCGATCGTGCCCTTGATGAACGGCGGCGGGCTTTTTGAAACCGGGGCCGGCGGCTCCGCGCCCAAACATGTCCAGCAGTTTCTAAAGGAAGGGCATCTGCGCTGGGATTCCCTGGGTGAGTTCTGCGCCCTGGTCCCGTCGTTTGAGCATATCTACTCCACCTTCAAGAATGATAAGGCCAAACTCTTTGCAGACACCCTTGATCGGGCCATCGGCAAGCATCTGGAAAATGAGAGATCGCCTTCCCGAAAGGTCGGCGAGCTGGATACCCGGGGCAGCCATTTCTACCTCGCCCTCTACTGGGCTCAGGCCCTGGCTGAACAGGATGACGACCAGGAGATCCAGGCCCGTTTTGTGCCGGTGGCAAAGGCGCTGGCCGACAATGAAGAACAGATCATCGCCGAGCTGAATGGCGCCCAGGGAAAGCCGGTGGACCTCGACGGCTATTACCGCCCGGACCAGGAAAAAACCATCCAGGCGATGCGCCCCAGCCCGACCTTTAACACCATAATCGATGGGATGTAG
- a CDS encoding efflux RND transporter periplasmic adaptor subunit — protein MNIMKKKSFWVVILIVAICSWFLFTNMQKQNGRTKGGKKEKSAPVEVAAIERGSISLRRTFNGTLEARAEFVVAPKVAGRVERLTVNLADTVKNGRIVAELDNDEYVQAIAQAKADLAVSRANLGEAESALTVADREFERVKTLQARGIASESQLDEVMSNQSAKQAGLAVARAQVKRAEALLETANIRLGYTKVSANWSGDDDRRVVAERYVDEGQTVSANAPLILIVALDPITGIIFVTEQDYARMQPGQIASLTTDSYPGEFFEGRIDRISPVFQESTRQARIELTIDNPQFRLKPGMFIRAVVELQNVSDAVIIPEQALVVRDKEAGIFLVNDEKLTVSWKPVQVGIREGGRVQIEGEGLSGRVVTLGHQLVDDGSAIIIGDEEKSGAATGKKVEKR, from the coding sequence ATGAATATCATGAAAAAAAAGAGCTTCTGGGTGGTCATTCTCATCGTGGCCATCTGTTCCTGGTTTCTTTTTACCAATATGCAGAAACAGAACGGGCGGACCAAGGGTGGCAAGAAAGAGAAGTCCGCCCCGGTTGAAGTTGCCGCGATCGAGCGGGGTTCGATCTCTTTGCGGAGAACCTTTAACGGCACCCTGGAGGCCAGGGCCGAGTTTGTGGTGGCGCCGAAGGTTGCCGGGCGGGTGGAGCGGCTGACCGTGAATCTTGCCGACACCGTGAAAAACGGCCGGATTGTGGCAGAACTTGACAACGACGAGTACGTCCAGGCCATTGCCCAGGCCAAGGCGGATCTCGCGGTTTCCCGGGCCAATCTGGGTGAGGCGGAAAGCGCTCTCACGGTTGCCGACCGGGAATTTGAGCGGGTCAAAACCCTGCAGGCGCGGGGCATCGCCTCTGAATCCCAGCTTGATGAGGTGATGTCGAACCAGTCGGCCAAACAGGCCGGGCTCGCGGTGGCCAGGGCCCAGGTGAAACGGGCTGAGGCGTTACTGGAAACAGCGAACATCCGGCTCGGCTATACCAAGGTCAGCGCAAACTGGTCCGGTGATGATGACCGGCGGGTGGTCGCCGAACGCTATGTGGATGAAGGACAGACGGTTTCGGCGAATGCCCCCCTGATCCTGATTGTTGCCCTGGACCCGATCACCGGGATCATCTTTGTGACCGAGCAGGATTACGCCCGGATGCAGCCGGGTCAGATCGCGAGCTTGACAACCGATTCCTATCCCGGAGAATTTTTTGAGGGGAGAATCGACCGGATTTCTCCGGTTTTCCAGGAGTCAACCCGGCAGGCAAGGATTGAGTTGACCATCGATAACCCGCAGTTCCGGCTGAAACCGGGGATGTTCATCCGGGCCGTTGTTGAGCTTCAGAATGTCTCTGATGCGGTCATTATCCCGGAACAGGCGCTGGTTGTCCGGGACAAAGAGGCCGGTATCTTTCTGGTCAACGATGAGAAGCTGACCGTTTCCTGGAAACCGGTGCAGGTCGGTATTCGTGAAGGGGGCCGGGTGCAGATTGAAGGCGAGGGGCTTTCCGGACGGGTGGTCACCCTCGGTCACCAGCTGGTGGATGACGGCTCTGCCATCATTATCGGTGATGAGGAAAAGAGCGGCGCTGCAACCGGGAAAAAGGTGGAAAAGAGATGA
- a CDS encoding type II toxin-antitoxin system PemK/MazF family toxin: protein MKHGEIRWYKFLAPDKQRPVLILTRDSVLAYLGEVTIAPITTTVRDIPSEVFLSTIDGMPKDCAVNCDHLQTVSKGKVGALITSLPRTKMLEVGRAIRFALDI, encoded by the coding sequence ATGAAACACGGCGAAATACGTTGGTATAAATTCCTGGCCCCGGATAAACAACGTCCAGTCCTTATTCTGACGCGTGATTCCGTGTTAGCATATCTGGGAGAGGTGACTATCGCACCCATCACAACTACCGTACGCGATATCCCATCAGAAGTGTTTCTCTCGACGATTGACGGTATGCCAAAGGATTGTGCTGTCAATTGTGATCATTTGCAAACAGTTTCCAAAGGAAAAGTTGGCGCATTGATCACATCCCTGCCCCGGACGAAAATGTTGGAGGTCGGGCGGGCAATACGGTTTGCACTCGATATTTAA